A genomic region of Sander lucioperca isolate FBNREF2018 chromosome 6, SLUC_FBN_1.2, whole genome shotgun sequence contains the following coding sequences:
- the sema3fa gene encoding sema domain, immunoglobulin domain (Ig), short basic domain, secreted, (semaphorin) 3Fa isoform X1, giving the protein MLWDKLCWLLALLALSSGALAASNEPLSAPRIFLSFKELKSTGTAHHFSFLLNSTDYRILRMDEDHDRMYVGSKDYILSLDLHDINKEPLIIHWPVALQRKTECVLSGKDTNGECGNFIRLIEPWNRTHLYVCGTGAYNPICTYVDRGRRSQGSHYLQAPQSGGRTSRAADYSTTSEPLEAKEYIFRLEPGKVDSGKGKCPYDPKLNSVSALINGELYSGVYIDFMGTDSAIFRTLGKQTAMRTDQYNSRWLNDPTFVHAHLIPDSAEKNDDKLYFFFREKASEMGQSPMTQSRIGRICLNDDGGHCCLVNKWSTFLKARLICSVPGADGIETHFDELRDVYIQPTQDTKNPVIYGVFSVSGAVFKGSAVCIYSMADIRMVFNGPFAHKEGPNYQWVAYTGKIPYPRPGTCPGGTFTPNMKSTKDYPDEVINFMRNHPTMYNAVYPVHKRPLVVRTNVDYEFTTIAVDQVAAADGSYEVLFLGTDRGTVQKVIVLPRDDLQTEELVLEEVEVFKVPTAITTMKISSKRQQLYVGSVLGVTHLALHRCDVYGEVCADCCLARDPYCAWDGKSCSRYSSSQKRSEPSRRSRRQDVKYGNPIRQCRGYNSNTNKNTLEMVQYGVEGSTTFLECQARSPHVSLKWHLQKENSDRRKEIRSEGRILKTEQGLLIRSLQSSDSGIYQCTSTEKNFKHTLVKLQLVVLSSRTVNNVLVETGSPALPPLQSSAWTPSAGQYKDLLTILSQPEMGLINQYCQDYWQLGDSILGDNKAKSLKELKEQKKPRNRRHHDEQTTPAET; this is encoded by the exons AGTTAAAGTCTACCGGCACCGCTCACCACTTCTCCTTTTTGCTGAACTCGACCGACTATCGGATCCTTCGTATGGATGAGGACCATGACCGCATGTATGTGGGCAGCAAAGATTATATCCTCTCTCTGGACCTGCACGACATCAACAAGGAGCCACTCATA ATCCACTGGCCTGTTGCCCTCCAGAGGAAgactgaatgtgtcctgtcagGGAAAGACACCAAT GGAGAATGTGGAAACTTCATCCGTCTGATTGAGCCATGGAACCGGACccacctgtatgtgtgtggtacAGGCGCGTACAACCCCATCTGCACCTATGTGGACCGAGGACGCAGGTCACAG GGGTCCCACTACCTACAGGCACCCCAATCTGGAGGGAGAACAAGTCGGGCAGCAGACTACAGCACTACATCAGAGCCTTTGGAGGCGAAG GAATACATTTTCCGACTTGAACCTGGTAAAGTGGATTCTGGGAAAGGAAAATGTCCTTATGACCCCAAACTGAACAGCGTCTCTGCTTTGATCA ATGGAGAGCTGTATTCAGGAGTCTACATTGATTTTATGGGAACAGACTCAGCTATCTTCCGTACACTGGGGAAGCAGACAGCCATGAGGACGGATCAGTACAACTCCAGATGGTTAAACG ATCCCACATTTGTCCATGCACACCTCATCCCAGACAGCGCTGAGAAGAATGATGACAAGCTGTACTTCTTCTTCCGCGAGAAAGCCTCTGAGATGGGCCAGAGTCCCATGACCCAGTCCAGGATAGGCCGGATCTGCCTG AATGATGACGGTGGACACTGCTGTCTGGTCAACAAGTGGAGCACGTTCCTGAAAGCTCGACTCATCTGCTCAGTGCCTGGAGCTGACGGCATCGAGACACACTTTGATGAACTAA GGGATGTGTATATCCAGCCAACTCAAGACACAAAGAATCCTGTCATCTATGGAGTCTTCTCAGTTTCAGG AGCTGTGTTTAAAGGCTCGGCAGTGTGCATCTACTCCATGGCTGACATCCGTATGGTCTTCAATGGGCCTTTTGCCCACAAGGAGGGGCCCAACTACCAGTGGGTGGCGTACACTGGGAAGATTCCCTACCCACGACCTGGCACT tGTCCTGGAGGCACTTTCACCCCCAACATGAAATCCACAAAGGATTACCCAGATGAGGTTATCAACTTCATGCGAAACCACCCCACTATGTACAATGCTGTATACCCAGTGCACAAGCGCCCCCTGGTGGTCAGAACCAACGTGGACTATGAGTTCACCACCATTGCAGTGGACCAAGTGGCAGCTGCTGACGGGAGCTACGAGGTGCTCTTCCTGGGCACAG ATCGGGGGACAGTCCAGAAAGTAATTGTCCTGCCTAGAGACGACTTGCAGACAGAGGAGCTGGTCTTAGAGGAAGTGGAGGTCTTCAAG GTTCCCACGGCAATTACCACCATGAAGATTTCATCAAAACGG caacAACTGTATGTAGGATCAGTTTTGGGGGTGACCCACCTGGCTCTCCATCGCTGTGATGTGTACGGGGAAGTCTGCGCTGACTGCTGTCTGGCCAGAGACCCGTACTGTGCCTGGGATGGCAAATCCTGCTCCAGATACTCCTCCTCACAGAAGAG ATCTGAACCCTCTAGACGGAGCCGTCGGCAGGATGTAAAGTACGGCAACCCGATCCGCCAATGCAGAGGTTATAATTCTAACA CCAATAAGAATACTCTGGAGATGGTTCAGTATGGGGTGGAGGGCAGCACTACATTCCTGGAGTGTCAGGCCAGGTCTCCTCATGTGTCTCTCAAGTGGCACCTGCAGAAGGAAAACAGTGACAGGAGAAAAGAG ATTCGCTCAGAGGGCCGCATCCTAAAAACAGAACAAGGTCTTCTGATCCGCTCACTGCAGTCCTCCGACAGCGGCATCTACCAGTGCACATCCACCGAGAAAAACTTCAAACACACGCTTGTCAAACTGCAGCTTGTAGTCCTTTCCAGTCGCACAGTCAACAACGTGTTGGTGGAAACAGGCAGCCCAGCCCTACCTCCTCTGCAGTCCAGCGCCTGGACTCCCAGTGCCGGTCAGTATAAGGACCTGCTGACCATCCTTAGCCAGCCGGAGATGGGCCTGATCAACCAGTACTGCCAGGATTACTGGCAGCTTGGAGACAGCATCCTCGGGGACAACAAAGCTAAAAGCCTGAAGGAGCTGAAAGAACAGAAGAAGCCTCGCAACCGTAGGCATCATGATGAGCAAACAACTCCAGCTGAGACATGA
- the sema3fa gene encoding sema domain, immunoglobulin domain (Ig), short basic domain, secreted, (semaphorin) 3Fa isoform X3, producing MLWDKLCWLLALLALSSGALAASNEPLSAPRIFLSFKELKSTGTAHHFSFLLNSTDYRILRMDEDHDRMYVGSKDYILSLDLHDINKEPLIIHWPVALQRKTECVLSGKDTNGECGNFIRLIEPWNRTHLYVCGTGAYNPICTYVDRGRRSQEYIFRLEPGKVDSGKGKCPYDPKLNSVSALINGELYSGVYIDFMGTDSAIFRTLGKQTAMRTDQYNSRWLNDPTFVHAHLIPDSAEKNDDKLYFFFREKASEMGQSPMTQSRIGRICLNDDGGHCCLVNKWSTFLKARLICSVPGADGIETHFDELRDVYIQPTQDTKNPVIYGVFSVSGAVFKGSAVCIYSMADIRMVFNGPFAHKEGPNYQWVAYTGKIPYPRPGTCPGGTFTPNMKSTKDYPDEVINFMRNHPTMYNAVYPVHKRPLVVRTNVDYEFTTIAVDQVAAADGSYEVLFLGTDRGTVQKVIVLPRDDLQTEELVLEEVEVFKVPTAITTMKISSKRQQLYVGSVLGVTHLALHRCDVYGEVCADCCLARDPYCAWDGKSCSRYSSSQKRSEPSRRSRRQDVKYGNPIRQCRGYNSNTNKNTLEMVQYGVEGSTTFLECQARSPHVSLKWHLQKENSDRRKEIRSEGRILKTEQGLLIRSLQSSDSGIYQCTSTEKNFKHTLVKLQLVVLSSRTVNNVLVETGSPALPPLQSSAWTPSAGQYKDLLTILSQPEMGLINQYCQDYWQLGDSILGDNKAKSLKELKEQKKPRNRRHHDEQTTPAET from the exons AGTTAAAGTCTACCGGCACCGCTCACCACTTCTCCTTTTTGCTGAACTCGACCGACTATCGGATCCTTCGTATGGATGAGGACCATGACCGCATGTATGTGGGCAGCAAAGATTATATCCTCTCTCTGGACCTGCACGACATCAACAAGGAGCCACTCATA ATCCACTGGCCTGTTGCCCTCCAGAGGAAgactgaatgtgtcctgtcagGGAAAGACACCAAT GGAGAATGTGGAAACTTCATCCGTCTGATTGAGCCATGGAACCGGACccacctgtatgtgtgtggtacAGGCGCGTACAACCCCATCTGCACCTATGTGGACCGAGGACGCAGGTCACAG GAATACATTTTCCGACTTGAACCTGGTAAAGTGGATTCTGGGAAAGGAAAATGTCCTTATGACCCCAAACTGAACAGCGTCTCTGCTTTGATCA ATGGAGAGCTGTATTCAGGAGTCTACATTGATTTTATGGGAACAGACTCAGCTATCTTCCGTACACTGGGGAAGCAGACAGCCATGAGGACGGATCAGTACAACTCCAGATGGTTAAACG ATCCCACATTTGTCCATGCACACCTCATCCCAGACAGCGCTGAGAAGAATGATGACAAGCTGTACTTCTTCTTCCGCGAGAAAGCCTCTGAGATGGGCCAGAGTCCCATGACCCAGTCCAGGATAGGCCGGATCTGCCTG AATGATGACGGTGGACACTGCTGTCTGGTCAACAAGTGGAGCACGTTCCTGAAAGCTCGACTCATCTGCTCAGTGCCTGGAGCTGACGGCATCGAGACACACTTTGATGAACTAA GGGATGTGTATATCCAGCCAACTCAAGACACAAAGAATCCTGTCATCTATGGAGTCTTCTCAGTTTCAGG AGCTGTGTTTAAAGGCTCGGCAGTGTGCATCTACTCCATGGCTGACATCCGTATGGTCTTCAATGGGCCTTTTGCCCACAAGGAGGGGCCCAACTACCAGTGGGTGGCGTACACTGGGAAGATTCCCTACCCACGACCTGGCACT tGTCCTGGAGGCACTTTCACCCCCAACATGAAATCCACAAAGGATTACCCAGATGAGGTTATCAACTTCATGCGAAACCACCCCACTATGTACAATGCTGTATACCCAGTGCACAAGCGCCCCCTGGTGGTCAGAACCAACGTGGACTATGAGTTCACCACCATTGCAGTGGACCAAGTGGCAGCTGCTGACGGGAGCTACGAGGTGCTCTTCCTGGGCACAG ATCGGGGGACAGTCCAGAAAGTAATTGTCCTGCCTAGAGACGACTTGCAGACAGAGGAGCTGGTCTTAGAGGAAGTGGAGGTCTTCAAG GTTCCCACGGCAATTACCACCATGAAGATTTCATCAAAACGG caacAACTGTATGTAGGATCAGTTTTGGGGGTGACCCACCTGGCTCTCCATCGCTGTGATGTGTACGGGGAAGTCTGCGCTGACTGCTGTCTGGCCAGAGACCCGTACTGTGCCTGGGATGGCAAATCCTGCTCCAGATACTCCTCCTCACAGAAGAG ATCTGAACCCTCTAGACGGAGCCGTCGGCAGGATGTAAAGTACGGCAACCCGATCCGCCAATGCAGAGGTTATAATTCTAACA CCAATAAGAATACTCTGGAGATGGTTCAGTATGGGGTGGAGGGCAGCACTACATTCCTGGAGTGTCAGGCCAGGTCTCCTCATGTGTCTCTCAAGTGGCACCTGCAGAAGGAAAACAGTGACAGGAGAAAAGAG ATTCGCTCAGAGGGCCGCATCCTAAAAACAGAACAAGGTCTTCTGATCCGCTCACTGCAGTCCTCCGACAGCGGCATCTACCAGTGCACATCCACCGAGAAAAACTTCAAACACACGCTTGTCAAACTGCAGCTTGTAGTCCTTTCCAGTCGCACAGTCAACAACGTGTTGGTGGAAACAGGCAGCCCAGCCCTACCTCCTCTGCAGTCCAGCGCCTGGACTCCCAGTGCCGGTCAGTATAAGGACCTGCTGACCATCCTTAGCCAGCCGGAGATGGGCCTGATCAACCAGTACTGCCAGGATTACTGGCAGCTTGGAGACAGCATCCTCGGGGACAACAAAGCTAAAAGCCTGAAGGAGCTGAAAGAACAGAAGAAGCCTCGCAACCGTAGGCATCATGATGAGCAAACAACTCCAGCTGAGACATGA
- the sema3fa gene encoding sema domain, immunoglobulin domain (Ig), short basic domain, secreted, (semaphorin) 3Fa isoform X4, which yields MLWDKLCWLLALLALSSGALAASNEPLSAPRIFLSFKELKSTGTAHHFSFLLNSTDYRILRMDEDHDRMYVGSKDYILSLDLHDINKEPLIIHWPVALQRKTECVLSGKDTNGECGNFIRLIEPWNRTHLYVCGTGAYNPICTYVDRGRRSQEYIFRLEPGKVDSGKGKCPYDPKLNSVSALINGELYSGVYIDFMGTDSAIFRTLGKQTAMRTDQYNSRWLNDPTFVHAHLIPDSAEKNDDKLYFFFREKASEMGQSPMTQSRIGRICLNDDGGHCCLVNKWSTFLKARLICSVPGADGIETHFDELRDVYIQPTQDTKNPVIYGVFSVSGAVFKGSAVCIYSMADIRMVFNGPFAHKEGPNYQWVAYTGKIPYPRPGTCPGGTFTPNMKSTKDYPDEVINFMRNHPTMYNAVYPVHKRPLVVRTNVDYEFTTIAVDQVAAADGSYEVLFLGTDRGTVQKVIVLPRDDLQTEELVLEEVEVFKVPTAITTMKISSKRQQLYVGSVLGVTHLALHRCDVYGEVCADCCLARDPYCAWDGKSCSRYSSSQKRRSRRQDVKYGNPIRQCRGYNSNTNKNTLEMVQYGVEGSTTFLECQARSPHVSLKWHLQKENSDRRKEIRSEGRILKTEQGLLIRSLQSSDSGIYQCTSTEKNFKHTLVKLQLVVLSSRTVNNVLVETGSPALPPLQSSAWTPSAGQYKDLLTILSQPEMGLINQYCQDYWQLGDSILGDNKAKSLKELKEQKKPRNRRHHDEQTTPAET from the exons AGTTAAAGTCTACCGGCACCGCTCACCACTTCTCCTTTTTGCTGAACTCGACCGACTATCGGATCCTTCGTATGGATGAGGACCATGACCGCATGTATGTGGGCAGCAAAGATTATATCCTCTCTCTGGACCTGCACGACATCAACAAGGAGCCACTCATA ATCCACTGGCCTGTTGCCCTCCAGAGGAAgactgaatgtgtcctgtcagGGAAAGACACCAAT GGAGAATGTGGAAACTTCATCCGTCTGATTGAGCCATGGAACCGGACccacctgtatgtgtgtggtacAGGCGCGTACAACCCCATCTGCACCTATGTGGACCGAGGACGCAGGTCACAG GAATACATTTTCCGACTTGAACCTGGTAAAGTGGATTCTGGGAAAGGAAAATGTCCTTATGACCCCAAACTGAACAGCGTCTCTGCTTTGATCA ATGGAGAGCTGTATTCAGGAGTCTACATTGATTTTATGGGAACAGACTCAGCTATCTTCCGTACACTGGGGAAGCAGACAGCCATGAGGACGGATCAGTACAACTCCAGATGGTTAAACG ATCCCACATTTGTCCATGCACACCTCATCCCAGACAGCGCTGAGAAGAATGATGACAAGCTGTACTTCTTCTTCCGCGAGAAAGCCTCTGAGATGGGCCAGAGTCCCATGACCCAGTCCAGGATAGGCCGGATCTGCCTG AATGATGACGGTGGACACTGCTGTCTGGTCAACAAGTGGAGCACGTTCCTGAAAGCTCGACTCATCTGCTCAGTGCCTGGAGCTGACGGCATCGAGACACACTTTGATGAACTAA GGGATGTGTATATCCAGCCAACTCAAGACACAAAGAATCCTGTCATCTATGGAGTCTTCTCAGTTTCAGG AGCTGTGTTTAAAGGCTCGGCAGTGTGCATCTACTCCATGGCTGACATCCGTATGGTCTTCAATGGGCCTTTTGCCCACAAGGAGGGGCCCAACTACCAGTGGGTGGCGTACACTGGGAAGATTCCCTACCCACGACCTGGCACT tGTCCTGGAGGCACTTTCACCCCCAACATGAAATCCACAAAGGATTACCCAGATGAGGTTATCAACTTCATGCGAAACCACCCCACTATGTACAATGCTGTATACCCAGTGCACAAGCGCCCCCTGGTGGTCAGAACCAACGTGGACTATGAGTTCACCACCATTGCAGTGGACCAAGTGGCAGCTGCTGACGGGAGCTACGAGGTGCTCTTCCTGGGCACAG ATCGGGGGACAGTCCAGAAAGTAATTGTCCTGCCTAGAGACGACTTGCAGACAGAGGAGCTGGTCTTAGAGGAAGTGGAGGTCTTCAAG GTTCCCACGGCAATTACCACCATGAAGATTTCATCAAAACGG caacAACTGTATGTAGGATCAGTTTTGGGGGTGACCCACCTGGCTCTCCATCGCTGTGATGTGTACGGGGAAGTCTGCGCTGACTGCTGTCTGGCCAGAGACCCGTACTGTGCCTGGGATGGCAAATCCTGCTCCAGATACTCCTCCTCACAGAAGAG ACGGAGCCGTCGGCAGGATGTAAAGTACGGCAACCCGATCCGCCAATGCAGAGGTTATAATTCTAACA CCAATAAGAATACTCTGGAGATGGTTCAGTATGGGGTGGAGGGCAGCACTACATTCCTGGAGTGTCAGGCCAGGTCTCCTCATGTGTCTCTCAAGTGGCACCTGCAGAAGGAAAACAGTGACAGGAGAAAAGAG ATTCGCTCAGAGGGCCGCATCCTAAAAACAGAACAAGGTCTTCTGATCCGCTCACTGCAGTCCTCCGACAGCGGCATCTACCAGTGCACATCCACCGAGAAAAACTTCAAACACACGCTTGTCAAACTGCAGCTTGTAGTCCTTTCCAGTCGCACAGTCAACAACGTGTTGGTGGAAACAGGCAGCCCAGCCCTACCTCCTCTGCAGTCCAGCGCCTGGACTCCCAGTGCCGGTCAGTATAAGGACCTGCTGACCATCCTTAGCCAGCCGGAGATGGGCCTGATCAACCAGTACTGCCAGGATTACTGGCAGCTTGGAGACAGCATCCTCGGGGACAACAAAGCTAAAAGCCTGAAGGAGCTGAAAGAACAGAAGAAGCCTCGCAACCGTAGGCATCATGATGAGCAAACAACTCCAGCTGAGACATGA
- the sema3fa gene encoding sema domain, immunoglobulin domain (Ig), short basic domain, secreted, (semaphorin) 3Fa isoform X2 yields MLWDKLCWLLALLALSSGALAASNEPLSAPRIFLSFKELKSTGTAHHFSFLLNSTDYRILRMDEDHDRMYVGSKDYILSLDLHDINKEPLIIHWPVALQRKTECVLSGKDTNGECGNFIRLIEPWNRTHLYVCGTGAYNPICTYVDRGRRSQGSHYLQAPQSGGRTSRAADYSTTSEPLEAKEYIFRLEPGKVDSGKGKCPYDPKLNSVSALINGELYSGVYIDFMGTDSAIFRTLGKQTAMRTDQYNSRWLNDPTFVHAHLIPDSAEKNDDKLYFFFREKASEMGQSPMTQSRIGRICLNDDGGHCCLVNKWSTFLKARLICSVPGADGIETHFDELRDVYIQPTQDTKNPVIYGVFSVSGAVFKGSAVCIYSMADIRMVFNGPFAHKEGPNYQWVAYTGKIPYPRPGTCPGGTFTPNMKSTKDYPDEVINFMRNHPTMYNAVYPVHKRPLVVRTNVDYEFTTIAVDQVAAADGSYEVLFLGTDRGTVQKVIVLPRDDLQTEELVLEEVEVFKVPTAITTMKISSKRQQLYVGSVLGVTHLALHRCDVYGEVCADCCLARDPYCAWDGKSCSRYSSSQKRRSRRQDVKYGNPIRQCRGYNSNTNKNTLEMVQYGVEGSTTFLECQARSPHVSLKWHLQKENSDRRKEIRSEGRILKTEQGLLIRSLQSSDSGIYQCTSTEKNFKHTLVKLQLVVLSSRTVNNVLVETGSPALPPLQSSAWTPSAGQYKDLLTILSQPEMGLINQYCQDYWQLGDSILGDNKAKSLKELKEQKKPRNRRHHDEQTTPAET; encoded by the exons AGTTAAAGTCTACCGGCACCGCTCACCACTTCTCCTTTTTGCTGAACTCGACCGACTATCGGATCCTTCGTATGGATGAGGACCATGACCGCATGTATGTGGGCAGCAAAGATTATATCCTCTCTCTGGACCTGCACGACATCAACAAGGAGCCACTCATA ATCCACTGGCCTGTTGCCCTCCAGAGGAAgactgaatgtgtcctgtcagGGAAAGACACCAAT GGAGAATGTGGAAACTTCATCCGTCTGATTGAGCCATGGAACCGGACccacctgtatgtgtgtggtacAGGCGCGTACAACCCCATCTGCACCTATGTGGACCGAGGACGCAGGTCACAG GGGTCCCACTACCTACAGGCACCCCAATCTGGAGGGAGAACAAGTCGGGCAGCAGACTACAGCACTACATCAGAGCCTTTGGAGGCGAAG GAATACATTTTCCGACTTGAACCTGGTAAAGTGGATTCTGGGAAAGGAAAATGTCCTTATGACCCCAAACTGAACAGCGTCTCTGCTTTGATCA ATGGAGAGCTGTATTCAGGAGTCTACATTGATTTTATGGGAACAGACTCAGCTATCTTCCGTACACTGGGGAAGCAGACAGCCATGAGGACGGATCAGTACAACTCCAGATGGTTAAACG ATCCCACATTTGTCCATGCACACCTCATCCCAGACAGCGCTGAGAAGAATGATGACAAGCTGTACTTCTTCTTCCGCGAGAAAGCCTCTGAGATGGGCCAGAGTCCCATGACCCAGTCCAGGATAGGCCGGATCTGCCTG AATGATGACGGTGGACACTGCTGTCTGGTCAACAAGTGGAGCACGTTCCTGAAAGCTCGACTCATCTGCTCAGTGCCTGGAGCTGACGGCATCGAGACACACTTTGATGAACTAA GGGATGTGTATATCCAGCCAACTCAAGACACAAAGAATCCTGTCATCTATGGAGTCTTCTCAGTTTCAGG AGCTGTGTTTAAAGGCTCGGCAGTGTGCATCTACTCCATGGCTGACATCCGTATGGTCTTCAATGGGCCTTTTGCCCACAAGGAGGGGCCCAACTACCAGTGGGTGGCGTACACTGGGAAGATTCCCTACCCACGACCTGGCACT tGTCCTGGAGGCACTTTCACCCCCAACATGAAATCCACAAAGGATTACCCAGATGAGGTTATCAACTTCATGCGAAACCACCCCACTATGTACAATGCTGTATACCCAGTGCACAAGCGCCCCCTGGTGGTCAGAACCAACGTGGACTATGAGTTCACCACCATTGCAGTGGACCAAGTGGCAGCTGCTGACGGGAGCTACGAGGTGCTCTTCCTGGGCACAG ATCGGGGGACAGTCCAGAAAGTAATTGTCCTGCCTAGAGACGACTTGCAGACAGAGGAGCTGGTCTTAGAGGAAGTGGAGGTCTTCAAG GTTCCCACGGCAATTACCACCATGAAGATTTCATCAAAACGG caacAACTGTATGTAGGATCAGTTTTGGGGGTGACCCACCTGGCTCTCCATCGCTGTGATGTGTACGGGGAAGTCTGCGCTGACTGCTGTCTGGCCAGAGACCCGTACTGTGCCTGGGATGGCAAATCCTGCTCCAGATACTCCTCCTCACAGAAGAG ACGGAGCCGTCGGCAGGATGTAAAGTACGGCAACCCGATCCGCCAATGCAGAGGTTATAATTCTAACA CCAATAAGAATACTCTGGAGATGGTTCAGTATGGGGTGGAGGGCAGCACTACATTCCTGGAGTGTCAGGCCAGGTCTCCTCATGTGTCTCTCAAGTGGCACCTGCAGAAGGAAAACAGTGACAGGAGAAAAGAG ATTCGCTCAGAGGGCCGCATCCTAAAAACAGAACAAGGTCTTCTGATCCGCTCACTGCAGTCCTCCGACAGCGGCATCTACCAGTGCACATCCACCGAGAAAAACTTCAAACACACGCTTGTCAAACTGCAGCTTGTAGTCCTTTCCAGTCGCACAGTCAACAACGTGTTGGTGGAAACAGGCAGCCCAGCCCTACCTCCTCTGCAGTCCAGCGCCTGGACTCCCAGTGCCGGTCAGTATAAGGACCTGCTGACCATCCTTAGCCAGCCGGAGATGGGCCTGATCAACCAGTACTGCCAGGATTACTGGCAGCTTGGAGACAGCATCCTCGGGGACAACAAAGCTAAAAGCCTGAAGGAGCTGAAAGAACAGAAGAAGCCTCGCAACCGTAGGCATCATGATGAGCAAACAACTCCAGCTGAGACATGA